A portion of the Moraxella ovis genome contains these proteins:
- a CDS encoding pilus assembly FimT family protein — translation MIKAESGFTFIQLIIVLLIVSVLLFFAYPMIPALFERLESHTTRKHLHEAIRLAKIESYSRGKDVIICAMNSENECSRSAQERFVVFVDNDRDNRLGAKDYIISSESLYLKHGIIKMNASLSRNYMKFMGDTGKPRGNYGNIKYCTLSKNNNNNFQIVINTHGVVTERQGHLYRIEC, via the coding sequence ATGATAAAAGCAGAATCTGGATTTACGTTCATTCAATTAATCATTGTCCTATTGATTGTTTCTGTGTTACTATTTTTTGCTTACCCTATGATTCCTGCTCTGTTTGAGCGTCTGGAATCACATACAACAAGAAAACACCTTCATGAAGCAATTCGCTTGGCAAAGATAGAGAGTTATTCAAGAGGTAAGGATGTTATCATTTGTGCTATGAATAGCGAGAATGAATGCAGTAGGAGTGCCCAAGAAAGATTTGTTGTGTTTGTAGATAATGATAGAGACAATAGATTGGGCGCCAAAGATTATATAATTAGCAGCGAATCTTTGTATTTAAAACATGGTATAATTAAAATGAATGCCTCATTATCACGCAATTATATGAAATTTATGGGTGATACGGGTAAGCCACGTGGGAATTATGGTAATATCAAATATTGTACCTTATCCAAGAATAACAACAATAATTTTCAAATTGTCATCAATACACATGGCGTTGTGACTGAGAGACAAGGCCACTTATATCGTATAGAATGTTAG
- the rimI gene encoding ribosomal protein S18-alanine N-acetyltransferase, which translates to MNVSLIEGGLVTKDYLEKLARLESELFDDAWDVLAISSVLSGFGAGVIVVESDQEVLGYCIYQAVFEVAEILRIAAAKHCQKNGIGSLVLNHLASHCIEKQAERILLEVRADNLAAIALYKKFDFHQIDTRASYYQDKKTHQKIDALIFQKLL; encoded by the coding sequence ATGAATGTTTCGTTAATAGAAGGTGGCTTGGTTACCAAAGATTATTTGGAGAAACTGGCGCGTCTAGAGTCCGAATTATTCGATGATGCTTGGGATGTGCTGGCGATTTCTTCGGTGTTATCTGGATTTGGTGCTGGAGTGATTGTGGTCGAATCTGATCAAGAGGTTCTAGGCTATTGTATCTATCAGGCGGTATTTGAAGTCGCGGAGATCTTACGCATTGCTGCAGCTAAGCATTGTCAAAAAAACGGCATTGGAAGTTTAGTTTTAAATCATCTTGCCAGTCATTGTATCGAAAAACAAGCAGAGAGAATTTTGCTTGAGGTACGAGCGGATAATCTTGCAGCGATTGCGTTATATAAAAAATTCGATTTTCATCAAATTGACACAAGAGCCAGCTACTATCAGGACAAAAAAACGCACCAAAAAATTGATGCGTTAATTTTCCAGAAATTGCTTTAG
- the infC gene encoding translation initiation factor IF-3, whose product MNEEIRAKEVRLVKEDGEQLGVVSLADALQAAGDANLDLVEIVADAKPPVCKIMDYKRYLYDQKQKAKEAKKNQKQTQVKEIKLRPGTEEADYQVKLRKIVEFLGDKDKVKVSIRFRGREMAHQEIGKAQLERIIQDTEEIASVEQAPKVEGRQMGMLLGPAKKK is encoded by the coding sequence GTGAATGAAGAGATTCGCGCTAAAGAAGTCCGTCTGGTCAAAGAAGACGGCGAACAACTTGGTGTAGTTAGTTTGGCAGATGCCTTACAAGCTGCCGGTGACGCTAATCTTGATTTGGTAGAAATCGTTGCTGATGCCAAACCTCCTGTTTGTAAAATCATGGACTACAAGCGCTACTTGTACGACCAAAAACAAAAAGCAAAAGAAGCCAAGAAGAACCAAAAACAGACGCAAGTTAAAGAAATTAAACTTCGTCCTGGTACAGAAGAAGCTGACTATCAAGTTAAACTTCGCAAAATCGTTGAGTTCTTGGGAGACAAGGATAAAGTTAAAGTTTCTATCCGTTTCCGCGGACGTGAGATGGCACACCAAGAGATCGGTAAAGCACAGCTTGAGCGCATCATTCAGGACACTGAAGAGATCGCCAGTGTTGAACAAGCGCCAAAAGTCGAAGGTCGTCAAATGGGCATGTTACTAGGCCCAGCCAAGAAAAAATAA
- the thrS gene encoding threonine--tRNA ligase produces the protein MVAITLPDGSVREFDGETTVMQIAQNIGAGLAKATIAGRVNGKLVDASDPITTDATVQIITAKDAEGIEIIRHSCAHLLGHAVKQLYPEVKMVIGPVIEDGFYYDIYSERPFTPEDMQAIEARMKTLIDQDYDVIKKITPRDEVIKTFSERDETYKLRLVEDMPDETHMGLYYHQEYIDMCRGPHVPNTRFLKAFKLTKMSGAYWRGDAKNEQLQRIYGTAWADKKELKAYIERIEEAEKRDHRKIGKQLGLFHLQEQAPGMVFWHPNGWTIWQVLEQYMRKVQQDHGYLEIKTPQVVDRSLWEKSGHWENYAENMFTTASENRDYAIKPMNCPCHVQVFNQGLKSYRDLPLRLAEFGSCHRNEPSGALHGIMRVRGFTQDDAHIFCTNAQIRTEALDFIKMTLNVYKDFGFDNILMKLSTRPEKRVGSDELWDLAEKDLGDALDAAGLEWELQEGEGAFYGPKIEFTLKDCLNREWQCGTLQLDFNLPERLDAEFINEQGERERPVMLHRAILGSFERFIGILIEHYAGWFPAWLAPTQAVVMNITDKQAEACESVVDELKAAGFRAVSDLRNEKIGFKIRERTLERIPFMLVLGDKEVETDTVNVRTREGENLGSMSVTDFIKHLEGAIALRGRVEAKAE, from the coding sequence ATGGTTGCAATTACCCTACCTGACGGCAGCGTCAGAGAGTTTGACGGTGAAACTACTGTCATGCAAATCGCTCAAAACATCGGTGCAGGGCTTGCCAAAGCCACCATCGCAGGGCGTGTTAATGGCAAATTAGTGGACGCAAGCGATCCGATCACGACGGACGCGACCGTACAAATCATCACCGCTAAAGATGCTGAAGGGATTGAAATCATTCGCCACTCATGCGCTCACCTTCTAGGTCACGCTGTTAAGCAGTTATATCCTGAAGTAAAAATGGTCATCGGCCCTGTCATTGAAGATGGCTTTTATTATGACATCTACAGTGAGCGCCCTTTTACACCTGAAGACATGCAAGCCATCGAAGCGCGCATGAAGACACTCATCGACCAAGATTATGATGTCATCAAAAAAATAACCCCAAGAGATGAAGTCATCAAAACCTTCTCTGAACGCGATGAAACCTACAAGCTTCGCCTAGTAGAAGACATGCCCGATGAGACACACATGGGTCTGTACTATCATCAAGAATACATCGACATGTGCCGCGGCCCACACGTGCCAAACACTCGATTCCTAAAAGCATTCAAACTTACCAAGATGAGTGGCGCGTATTGGCGCGGCGATGCCAAGAATGAACAATTACAGCGCATCTATGGCACCGCATGGGCGGACAAAAAAGAACTTAAAGCCTATATTGAACGCATCGAAGAAGCCGAAAAACGCGATCACCGTAAAATCGGTAAGCAGCTGGGTCTGTTCCATCTACAAGAACAGGCACCCGGCATGGTGTTTTGGCACCCGAACGGCTGGACCATTTGGCAAGTGCTTGAGCAGTACATGCGTAAAGTTCAGCAAGACCACGGCTATCTTGAAATCAAAACCCCACAAGTCGTGGACAGAAGCCTATGGGAGAAGTCTGGCCACTGGGAAAACTATGCAGAAAACATGTTCACCACTGCATCAGAGAACCGTGATTACGCCATCAAGCCGATGAATTGCCCATGTCACGTACAGGTATTTAATCAAGGTTTGAAATCTTATCGTGATCTACCTCTACGCCTTGCCGAGTTTGGCTCATGCCACCGCAATGAACCATCTGGTGCATTGCATGGCATCATGCGTGTGCGCGGCTTCACCCAAGACGATGCGCACATCTTCTGTACCAATGCCCAAATTCGCACCGAAGCTCTTGATTTCATCAAGATGACTTTGAACGTCTATAAGGACTTCGGCTTTGACAATATCCTAATGAAACTATCCACTCGTCCAGAGAAACGCGTCGGTTCTGACGAGCTTTGGGATCTGGCAGAAAAAGACCTTGGTGATGCGTTAGACGCTGCAGGACTTGAATGGGAATTACAAGAAGGCGAAGGCGCTTTCTATGGCCCAAAAATCGAATTCACCCTAAAAGACTGCCTAAATCGCGAATGGCAATGTGGCACGCTACAGCTTGACTTTAACTTGCCTGAACGCCTAGATGCCGAGTTCATCAATGAACAAGGCGAGCGTGAACGCCCTGTCATGTTGCACCGCGCCATCCTAGGTTCGTTCGAGCGTTTCATTGGTATCTTGATCGAGCATTATGCAGGTTGGTTCCCAGCATGGCTTGCACCTACTCAGGCAGTCGTGATGAACATCACCGACAAACAAGCTGAAGCCTGTGAAAGCGTCGTAGATGAGCTTAAAGCGGCAGGATTCCGTGCCGTAAGCGACCTTCGTAACGAGAAAATCGGCTTTAAGATTCGTGAACGCACTCTAGAACGCATTCCATTCATGCTGGTGCTTGGCGACAAAGAAGTTGAAACTGACACGGTTAATGTGCGTACCCGCGAAGGCGAGAACCTAGGTAGCATGAGCGTGACAGACTTCATCAAACACCTTGAAGGCGCGATTGCCTTGAGAGGCAGAGTTGAAGCTAAGGCTGAGTAA
- a CDS encoding metal ABC transporter permease, with protein MQLLNFLTEPLSHTFMQHALLSSVVVGAVCAVLSCYVVLKGWSLMGDAISHAVFPGVIVAVWAGLPMSLGAFVAGLFCAVSVGFLKNNTRIKEDTLMGIVFAGMFAVGLVMFTKIDTDQHLKHILFGNLLGISREMLIQTMIICGAILGAVLLKGKDLLLYCFDPSHARVAGLSPKVLHYGLLILLSATIVVAMQAVGVILVVAMLISPGITAFVLCRRFHTMLAVAVVSSCLTSFLGVILSFHLDSATGATIVLLQAITFMAAVLFAKFKQRLGNTKMTATA; from the coding sequence ATGCAACTTCTAAATTTTCTCACCGAACCGTTATCCCACACCTTTATGCAACACGCCCTATTGTCATCGGTCGTGGTTGGGGCGGTGTGTGCGGTGCTGTCGTGTTATGTGGTGTTAAAGGGTTGGTCGCTTATGGGCGATGCGATTAGCCATGCGGTGTTCCCGGGGGTGATTGTGGCGGTGTGGGCAGGGCTTCCGATGTCGCTTGGGGCGTTTGTGGCAGGGCTGTTTTGTGCCGTATCGGTGGGTTTTTTAAAAAATAACACCCGTATCAAGGAAGATACGCTCATGGGCATTGTCTTTGCAGGCATGTTTGCGGTGGGGCTTGTTATGTTTACCAAAATAGACACCGACCAGCATTTAAAGCATATTTTGTTTGGCAATCTGCTCGGTATTAGCCGTGAAATGCTTATCCAGACCATGATAATTTGTGGGGCGATTTTGGGGGCGGTGCTGTTAAAGGGCAAGGATTTATTGTTGTACTGCTTTGACCCAAGTCATGCCCGTGTGGCAGGACTGTCGCCCAAAGTTTTGCATTATGGGTTGCTTATCCTACTCTCTGCCACAATTGTGGTTGCCATGCAAGCCGTTGGCGTGATTTTGGTGGTGGCGATGCTCATCTCCCCTGGCATTACGGCATTTGTCTTGTGCCGGCGATTTCATACCATGCTGGCTGTGGCGGTGGTAAGTTCGTGTTTGACGAGTTTTTTGGGAGTGATTTTAAGTTTTCATTTGGATTCGGCAACGGGGGCGACGATTGTGCTTTTGCAAGCAATCACATTCATGGCAGCAGTTTTATTTGCCAAATTCAAACAGAGGCTTGGCAATACCAAAATGACCGCGACAGCTTAA
- the rnr gene encoding ribonuclease R, with the protein MSKKKTPTWNDPNATDEANKYQNPIPSRLLILQTVAQMNNDGKPATAESLGLHFEILGDDEQFFALNNRLKAMLRDNQLERTDGIHFSIAPLPTTVTGKVSASAKGFGFVVLDDMPDLFIHEKQMRVVFDGDTVEAVATEFRGKPEARIQTVLHRASTEFVGVLDRDDDGYFVQLSGANTHQPITLTDDDVAHHGASLGDSVKVAIIDMPTYQEYATGKISELLTNLNDRELIIETTLLNHAIPHEFSGATIEQANAYTEPTDKDMKGRVDLRDLPLITIDGEDARDFDDAVYACKRSGGNYRVVVAIADVSHYVTPQSPLDMDAYERGTSVYFPHRVIPMLPEVLSNGLCSLNPKVDRLCMVADIRLSRVGKVTGYEFYPAVMHSQARLTYNQVNAYFDDPTNETLPDDLVKNPDVCKSVDTLYQLYQILDKKREERGAMAFETAESYIVFGEDGDIKDIKKHTRGDAHKLIEEMMLLANTCGANFALKHELPALYRNHDKPSDEKSAKLSEYVKSFGLSFPTESPTHADYQRIIKATEGRADTQSIHSMLLRSMMQANYSPDNIGHFGLAYDEYSHFTSPIRRYPDLMLHRAIKDKVTGNKPKPAIYKTLDEAGEQTSTTERRAEEASRHVEAWLKCHYMQRHLGDEFVGTITTVTSFGLFVTLNDLFIDGLIHISNLSAEYYEYNEREQALIGEKGSIFKLGEQLLIKVAGVNMDLLQVDFALVEKTDKTPKKTKTSKGKKKKS; encoded by the coding sequence ATGTCGAAGAAAAAAACACCAACGTGGAACGACCCCAACGCCACCGATGAAGCCAATAAATACCAAAACCCCATTCCCTCCCGCCTACTTATCCTACAAACTGTCGCCCAAATGAACAATGACGGCAAACCTGCTACAGCGGAGAGTTTGGGACTGCATTTTGAGATTTTAGGCGATGATGAGCAATTTTTTGCCCTAAACAACCGCCTAAAAGCCATGCTAAGAGACAACCAACTAGAACGCACGGACGGCATTCATTTTAGCATTGCCCCCCTACCCACCACCGTAACAGGCAAGGTGTCGGCAAGTGCCAAAGGCTTTGGCTTTGTCGTGCTTGACGATATGCCCGACCTATTTATTCATGAAAAGCAGATGCGTGTGGTCTTTGACGGCGACACGGTAGAAGCGGTTGCCACCGAGTTTCGTGGCAAGCCCGAAGCCCGCATCCAAACCGTGCTACACCGTGCCAGTACCGAGTTTGTGGGCGTGCTTGATAGGGACGATGACGGCTATTTTGTCCAATTATCAGGAGCGAATACTCATCAGCCCATTACGCTGACCGATGATGACGTGGCTCATCATGGGGCGAGCTTGGGCGACAGCGTGAAAGTTGCTATCATTGATATGCCGACTTATCAAGAGTACGCCACAGGCAAGATTAGCGAGCTTTTGACCAATCTTAATGACCGTGAACTTATCATTGAAACGACCCTGCTAAACCACGCCATACCGCATGAGTTTAGCGGTGCCACCATAGAGCAAGCCAATGCCTATACCGAGCCGACTGATAAGGACATGAAAGGGCGGGTGGATTTGCGAGATTTGCCACTTATCACAATAGACGGCGAAGATGCCCGAGATTTTGACGATGCGGTCTATGCCTGCAAACGCTCGGGCGGTAATTACCGTGTCGTGGTTGCCATTGCGGACGTGAGCCACTATGTAACACCCCAATCTCCGCTTGACATGGACGCTTATGAGCGTGGCACGAGCGTGTATTTTCCCCACCGTGTCATCCCCATGCTCCCAGAAGTGCTGTCCAATGGGCTTTGCTCGCTAAACCCCAAAGTGGATCGCCTCTGCATGGTTGCCGACATCAGGCTGTCTCGTGTGGGCAAGGTTACAGGCTATGAGTTCTACCCTGCGGTCATGCACTCACAGGCTCGCTTGACGTATAATCAAGTAAACGCCTATTTTGACGACCCCACCAACGAAACCCTGCCCGATGATTTGGTCAAAAATCCTGACGTGTGCAAATCGGTAGATACCTTGTATCAGCTTTATCAGATTCTTGATAAAAAGCGTGAGGAACGAGGAGCGATGGCATTTGAGACGGCGGAGAGTTACATCGTCTTTGGCGAAGATGGCGACATCAAAGACATCAAAAAACACACTCGTGGCGACGCTCATAAACTCATCGAAGAGATGATGCTCCTTGCCAATACCTGTGGGGCAAATTTTGCCTTAAAGCATGAGTTGCCTGCCCTTTATCGTAACCACGACAAACCCAGCGATGAAAAGTCCGCCAAACTGTCCGAATACGTCAAATCGTTTGGGCTGTCTTTTCCGACTGAGTCGCCCACCCATGCTGATTATCAGCGTATCATCAAGGCAACCGAAGGGCGAGCAGATACCCAAAGCATTCATTCCATGCTCCTTCGCTCCATGATGCAAGCGAACTATAGCCCTGACAACATCGGGCATTTTGGCTTGGCGTATGATGAGTATAGTCATTTTACCAGTCCTATTCGCCGTTATCCCGACCTCATGCTCCACCGAGCCATTAAGGATAAAGTTACAGGCAACAAGCCCAAGCCTGCCATTTATAAAACCTTAGACGAGGCAGGCGAGCAGACCTCCACCACCGAACGCCGTGCCGAAGAAGCAAGCCGTCATGTGGAAGCCTGGCTGAAATGCCACTATATGCAAAGGCATTTGGGCGATGAGTTTGTGGGGACGATTACCACCGTAACGAGTTTTGGTTTGTTTGTTACGCTAAATGACTTGTTCATTGACGGATTGATTCACATCTCAAACCTATCTGCCGAGTACTATGAGTACAACGAGCGTGAACAAGCCTTGATTGGCGAGAAAGGCTCAATCTTTAAACTTGGCGAACAGCTTTTGATTAAGGTTGCTGGCGTGAATATGGATTTATTGCAAGTGGATTTTGCGTTGGTAGAAAAGACGGACAAAACACCCAAAAAAACCAAAACCAGTAAAGGTAAAAAGAAAAAATCCTAA
- a CDS encoding metal ABC transporter permease, with the protein MSELFALLAEPFAYEYMVKAMVLSSVVGGVCAFLSAYLMLKGWSLIGDALSHAVVPGVAIAYALGLPYAIGAFFSGILASLAILWVKSLTNLKEDAVIGFIFTTFFALGLFIISINPTSVNVQEIIFGNILGISDGDMIQVGVVMAVSLGFLLIFWKDLLLVFFDEIHAKSVGLSPKVYQALFFSLLSACVVSALQTVGAILVIAMVITPGATAYQLTDRFRPLILIAGLLGVTTSGLGVYLSYYLDGATGGVIVSLQTALFVLAFLFSPKFGIITQRLKRKHLSAQFDNHRF; encoded by the coding sequence ATGAGTGAGCTGTTTGCCCTGCTTGCCGAGCCGTTCGCTTATGAATATATGGTAAAAGCAATGGTGCTGTCGTCTGTGGTCGGTGGTGTGTGCGCGTTTTTGTCGGCATATTTGATGTTAAAGGGTTGGTCGCTTATTGGTGATGCCTTGTCCCATGCGGTTGTGCCGGGGGTAGCGATTGCGTATGCACTCGGCTTGCCTTATGCGATTGGGGCGTTTTTTTCGGGGATATTGGCATCTTTGGCGATTTTGTGGGTTAAATCTTTGACAAATCTAAAAGAAGATGCGGTAATCGGCTTTATTTTTACCACGTTTTTTGCGTTAGGGCTGTTTATCATCTCTATCAATCCCACGTCCGTCAATGTTCAAGAGATTATTTTTGGCAATATTTTGGGTATTAGCGATGGCGACATGATACAAGTGGGTGTTGTCATGGCGGTATCGCTTGGTTTTTTGCTGATTTTTTGGAAAGATTTACTGCTTGTCTTTTTTGATGAGATTCACGCCAAATCGGTGGGACTGTCACCAAAAGTGTATCAAGCACTGTTTTTTAGTCTGCTGTCTGCGTGCGTGGTGTCGGCACTACAAACGGTAGGGGCGATTTTGGTGATTGCGATGGTCATCACCCCTGGGGCAACGGCATATCAGCTGACCGATAGATTTCGTCCGCTTATCCTGATTGCAGGATTGTTGGGTGTAACCACAAGTGGGCTTGGCGTGTATTTAAGCTACTACCTAGACGGGGCGACAGGGGGCGTGATTGTGTCCTTGCAGACAGCATTGTTTGTGCTTGCGTTTTTGTTTTCGCCAAAGTTTGGGATAATCACACAAAGATTAAAAAGAAAGCATTTATCCGCCCAATTTGACAACCATAGATTTTAA
- a CDS encoding metal ABC transporter ATP-binding protein codes for MTHIHDLTASISVQDLSVRYANGHHALFDMNFALTGGTTCALVGVNGSGKSTLFKSIMGLIKPQSGQILLCGLPINTALKQNLVAYVPQAEEVDWQFPVSVYDVVMMGRYGYMNFLRLPKAVDRQKVADAMARVDISHLKDRQISELSGGQKKRVFLARSLAQESKIILLDEPFTGVDVKTEKAIMALLDDLRSEGHLILISTHNLGTIPEFCDQVVMINRTVLASGTTKETFTQENLEKVFGGVLRQIRLAGKDLHDDDDSRAVTILADDEVPAVFYGVHDGTPERSHCDETAQASRVGQVNMNQKRAKNDGVQLYNPKTDTTTPSPNKDTP; via the coding sequence ATGACACACATTCACGATTTAACCGCCAGCATCAGCGTTCAGGATTTGTCCGTGCGTTACGCCAACGGTCATCACGCTCTTTTTGACATGAATTTTGCCTTAACAGGTGGGACGACTTGTGCCTTGGTTGGGGTAAACGGCTCTGGCAAATCCACGCTGTTTAAGTCTATTATGGGACTGATTAAGCCCCAATCAGGGCAGATTTTGCTCTGTGGTTTGCCCATTAACACCGCTCTAAAACAAAACCTAGTCGCCTACGTTCCCCAAGCCGAAGAAGTGGACTGGCAATTTCCTGTGTCGGTCTATGATGTCGTGATGATGGGGCGGTACGGCTATATGAATTTTTTGCGACTGCCCAAGGCAGTCGACCGCCAAAAGGTAGCCGATGCCATGGCTCGGGTGGATATTTCTCATCTAAAAGACAGGCAAATCAGCGAACTGTCAGGCGGTCAAAAAAAGCGGGTGTTTTTGGCTCGTTCGCTCGCCCAAGAAAGCAAAATTATCCTGCTTGATGAGCCGTTTACAGGCGTTGATGTCAAAACCGAAAAGGCGATTATGGCTCTGCTTGACGATTTACGAAGCGAAGGGCATTTGATTTTAATCTCCACGCACAATCTGGGGACGATTCCAGAATTTTGCGACCAAGTGGTGATGATAAATCGCACCGTGCTGGCGAGTGGTACGACCAAAGAGACCTTTACCCAAGAGAATTTGGAGAAGGTGTTTGGCGGTGTGTTACGGCAAATTCGCTTGGCAGGCAAGGACTTGCACGATGACGATGACAGTCGTGCGGTTACAATTTTGGCGGACGATGAAGTGCCTGCGGTGTTTTATGGGGTGCATGACGGCACGCCCGAGCGTAGCCACTGTGATGAGACCGCACAGGCAAGCCGTGTGGGGCAGGTCAATATGAATCAAAAACGGGCAAAAAATGACGGCGTGCAACTGTACAACCCAAAAACCGACACCACAACGCCCAGTCCAAATAAGGACACGCCATGA
- a CDS encoding threonine aldolase family protein, which translates to MQTPTAKNFASDNYSGVHPKIMDALNLANGGHVPAYGYDEFTEELQTIIRAHFGDTAYAYPMFNGTGANVVGLQALSTRWGAVICTESAHIHQDESTAPQVVGGLKLLAMPTEDGKLIPDMILSQLYNIGSEHRAQPSVVYISQTTEYGTCYSIDEIRAICETAHAHSMKVFVDGARLSNAAAYLNATFKEMILETGVDMVSFGGTKNGMMMGECLIAFDKELASSLRFLRKVGLQTASKMRFISAQFIALLSDNLYLNNARQANAMAKQLADELITLGIQPIYDVQSNGVFVKLPKKAVDAARQKYAFYDWDTEGTVRLMCSFDTNADDVTDLVVLIKSNLN; encoded by the coding sequence ATGCAGACTCCAACAGCTAAAAATTTCGCTTCAGATAACTATTCAGGCGTGCATCCTAAGATTATGGATGCTTTGAACCTGGCAAATGGCGGACATGTTCCTGCTTATGGCTATGATGAATTTACAGAAGAATTGCAGACTATTATCCGTGCGCATTTTGGCGATACAGCTTATGCTTATCCGATGTTTAATGGCACGGGTGCGAATGTGGTTGGGTTGCAGGCACTAAGCACTCGTTGGGGTGCGGTAATTTGTACCGAGTCGGCGCACATTCATCAAGACGAAAGCACTGCGCCGCAGGTTGTGGGTGGGCTTAAACTATTGGCGATGCCCACCGAAGATGGCAAGCTGATTCCCGATATGATCCTCTCTCAGCTTTATAATATCGGAAGCGAACATCGTGCTCAACCATCCGTTGTCTATATCAGTCAGACCACCGAATACGGCACTTGTTATAGCATAGATGAGATTCGCGCGATTTGTGAGACTGCGCATGCGCATAGCATGAAGGTATTTGTCGATGGCGCCAGATTATCCAATGCTGCCGCTTATCTAAATGCCACATTTAAAGAGATGATTCTTGAGACCGGTGTGGATATGGTGTCCTTTGGCGGTACGAAGAACGGCATGATGATGGGCGAGTGCTTGATTGCCTTTGACAAAGAGCTTGCCAGCTCACTGCGTTTTTTGCGTAAAGTGGGACTTCAAACCGCTTCAAAAATGCGCTTTATCTCCGCTCAATTCATAGCGCTATTATCAGATAATCTTTATCTTAATAATGCGCGGCAAGCCAATGCGATGGCAAAGCAGTTGGCGGATGAACTTATCACGCTGGGCATTCAACCGATTTATGACGTTCAGTCTAATGGTGTTTTTGTTAAATTACCTAAGAAAGCAGTTGATGCCGCCCGCCAAAAATACGCCTTTTATGATTGGGATACCGAAGGTACTGTGCGCTTAATGTGTAGCTTTGATACTAATGCTGACGATGTGACGGACTTGGTAGTATTGATTAAGTCCAATCTGAATTAA
- a CDS encoding metal ABC transporter substrate-binding protein, with amino-acid sequence MKLFKTLAACFGLCAALMACDKPSDEVVSAQTSADKMTVVTTFTIIEDIAQNVAGGAADVHSITKAGAEIHDYEPTPKDIAKVKEADLILWNGMNLERWFEKFYADAKDTPAVVVTDGITPIPIKAGSYKDLPNPHAWMSTSNALIYVENIKNAFIEHDPKNKDVYIKNAEEYAQKIKAMDEPLRAKLAQIPENERWLVTSEGAFSYLAKDYGLKEAYLWDINAEQQGTPQQVKALIDTVKTNKIPVVFSESTISDKPAKQVAKEAGAYYGGVLYVDSLSEKDGAVPTYLDLLNVTASTVVKGFEDAKAQK; translated from the coding sequence ATGAAACTTTTTAAAACTTTGGCAGCGTGCTTTGGGCTTTGCGCTGCTTTGATGGCGTGTGACAAGCCTTCTGATGAAGTGGTATCTGCGCAAACTTCAGCCGACAAAATGACGGTGGTAACGACCTTTACCATTATTGAAGACATTGCCCAAAATGTCGCAGGGGGCGCAGCAGACGTTCATTCGATTACCAAAGCAGGGGCGGAGATTCATGACTATGAGCCGACCCCAAAGGACATTGCCAAGGTCAAAGAAGCCGATTTGATTTTGTGGAATGGCATGAATTTGGAGCGTTGGTTTGAAAAATTCTATGCCGATGCCAAAGACACTCCTGCGGTGGTGGTAACGGACGGTATCACGCCCATACCTATCAAGGCAGGCTCATATAAGGATTTGCCAAATCCGCACGCTTGGATGTCTACGTCTAACGCCTTGATTTATGTGGAAAATATCAAAAACGCATTCATTGAGCACGACCCAAAAAACAAAGACGTGTATATCAAAAATGCCGAAGAATACGCCCAAAAAATCAAAGCCATGGACGAGCCACTTCGTGCCAAACTTGCTCAAATTCCTGAAAATGAGCGTTGGCTCGTTACTTCAGAAGGGGCATTTAGCTACCTTGCCAAAGATTATGGACTAAAAGAAGCCTATCTGTGGGACATTAACGCCGAGCAACAAGGCACGCCCCAACAGGTCAAGGCTCTGATTGACACGGTCAAAACCAACAAAATCCCTGTGGTATTCAGCGAAAGCACCATTTCGGACAAACCTGCCAAACAAGTCGCCAAAGAAGCAGGAGCGTATTATGGCGGTGTGCTGTATGTGGACAGTTTGAGCGAAAAAGACGGGGCGGTGCCAACGTATCTTGACTTGTTAAATGTAACGGCAAGTACGGTGGTTAAAGGGTTTGAAGACGCAAAAGCTCAAAAATAA